A genome region from Halarchaeum grantii includes the following:
- the corA gene encoding magnesium/cobalt transporter CorA, giving the protein MTLHAMTYTPDGVERFDDLGAAVDTDGETWVHADAAESADLRRLRRRFDIHQLAVEDVVREETRPKVEEYDAHTFVLMKTATLSQRADVEFDKEIRTSPVGFFIGEDWLVTLSTTDVDVVEPGTSRWSSHSERVANRGTDFLAYRIMDAIVDDYFHLLDEIEDDIESVEERVLDNPSPDILEELNDVRRDLLAFRKIAWPARETLSYLSRGDIPEVADENEKYFRDVYDHLVQVVDLIETYRDLSSGSRDIYLNSVSQSTNEVMKTLTVVATIFIPLTFVVGVYGMNFDGGAVAMPELGWDYAYPATMLGMVLVTGLMLAHFRRQDWI; this is encoded by the coding sequence ATGACGCTCCACGCGATGACGTACACGCCGGACGGCGTCGAGCGCTTCGACGACCTCGGCGCCGCCGTCGACACCGACGGCGAGACGTGGGTCCACGCCGACGCCGCCGAATCGGCCGACCTCCGACGCCTCCGCCGGCGCTTCGACATCCACCAGCTCGCCGTCGAGGACGTCGTCCGCGAGGAGACCCGCCCGAAGGTCGAGGAGTACGACGCGCACACGTTCGTCCTCATGAAGACCGCTACCCTCAGTCAGCGTGCCGACGTCGAGTTCGACAAGGAGATCCGCACCAGTCCCGTCGGCTTCTTCATCGGCGAGGACTGGCTCGTCACCCTCTCCACCACCGACGTCGACGTCGTCGAACCCGGGACGTCGCGGTGGTCGTCCCACAGCGAGCGCGTCGCCAACCGAGGCACCGACTTCCTCGCCTACCGCATCATGGACGCCATCGTCGACGACTACTTCCACCTCCTCGACGAGATCGAGGACGACATCGAGTCCGTCGAGGAGCGCGTCCTCGACAACCCGAGCCCCGACATCCTCGAGGAGCTGAACGACGTTCGGCGCGACCTCCTCGCCTTCCGCAAGATCGCGTGGCCCGCCCGCGAAACCCTCTCCTACCTCTCCCGGGGCGACATCCCCGAGGTCGCCGACGAGAACGAGAAGTACTTCCGGGACGTCTACGACCACCTCGTCCAGGTCGTCGACCTCATCGAGACCTATCGCGACCTCTCCAGCGGGTCGCGCGACATCTACCTCAACTCCGTCTCCCAGTCCACCAACGAGGTGATGAAGACGCTCACCGTCGTCGCGACCATCTTCATCCCGCTCACGTTCGTCGTCGGTGTCTACGGCATGAACTTCGACGGCGGCGCCGTCGCGATGCCGGAACTCGGCTGGGACTACGCCTACCCCGCGACCATGCTCGGGATGGTGCTCGTCACCGGCCTGATGCTCGCGCACTTCCGCCGCCAGGACTGGATCTAG
- a CDS encoding four-carbon acid sugar kinase family protein encodes MTERAALVVADDLTGACDTGHGFAARGHETVVCLTPDFETDAAVVVADTDSRYLAPDAAARRVRDVLAGVDAAVVYKKVDSTLRGNLGPEIAAALDAADAEAAAVAPAFPSNGRVTACGVHLVEGDLVADTPAGNDPDGPVTDSSLPGLLRAQGLDDVGHTGVERVARGDVALDGARVTAVDAVHDSHLAAVADAARERDALLVGSGGLAEHVTLDAPTVERQSLRETPTGTAFGVAGSVAPETLAQLDHLPDSAVVSLAAERAVTDPEGAAADAVSTCRDRLAASSVVVLASARTREDVETTLAAARDADVSERAARDRVTDALGRAARAVWDASAPDGLVLTGGAVARAALDALDAGGLALRGEAVAPGVPGSVVRGGRADGTPLVTKAGAFGGDATLADALDYVRRVPGAKR; translated from the coding sequence ATGACTGAGCGGGCGGCGCTCGTCGTCGCGGACGACCTCACGGGCGCGTGCGACACCGGCCACGGCTTCGCCGCGCGCGGCCACGAGACGGTCGTCTGCCTCACCCCCGACTTCGAGACGGACGCCGCCGTCGTCGTCGCCGACACCGACTCGCGCTATCTCGCCCCGGACGCGGCCGCCCGCCGCGTCCGCGACGTCCTCGCGGGCGTCGACGCCGCCGTCGTCTACAAGAAGGTGGACTCGACGCTTCGCGGGAACCTCGGCCCCGAGATCGCGGCCGCGCTCGACGCCGCCGACGCCGAGGCCGCCGCCGTCGCGCCCGCGTTCCCCTCGAACGGCCGCGTCACCGCGTGTGGCGTCCACCTCGTCGAGGGCGACCTCGTCGCCGACACGCCCGCCGGAAACGACCCGGACGGCCCCGTCACCGACTCCTCGCTTCCCGGCCTCCTGCGTGCGCAGGGCCTCGACGACGTCGGACACACCGGCGTCGAACGGGTCGCGCGCGGCGACGTCGCGCTGGACGGCGCGCGCGTCACCGCCGTCGACGCCGTCCACGACTCCCATCTCGCCGCGGTCGCGGACGCCGCGCGCGAGCGAGACGCCCTTCTCGTCGGGAGCGGTGGCCTCGCCGAGCACGTCACCCTCGACGCGCCCACCGTCGAGCGCCAGTCCCTCCGCGAGACCCCCACCGGCACGGCGTTCGGCGTCGCCGGGAGCGTCGCCCCCGAGACGCTCGCCCAACTCGACCACCTGCCCGATTCGGCGGTCGTCTCGCTCGCCGCCGAGCGCGCCGTCACCGACCCCGAGGGTGCGGCCGCCGACGCCGTCTCGACCTGCCGGGACCGCCTCGCCGCCTCGTCCGTCGTCGTCCTCGCGTCCGCGCGAACCCGCGAGGATGTCGAGACGACGCTCGCCGCCGCCCGCGACGCCGACGTGAGCGAGCGCGCGGCGCGCGACCGCGTCACCGACGCCCTCGGGCGTGCCGCACGCGCCGTCTGGGACGCGAGCGCGCCTGACGGCCTCGTTCTCACCGGCGGCGCCGTCGCCCGCGCCGCCCTCGACGCCCTCGACGCCGGCGGGTTGGCGCTCCGTGGCGAGGCCGTCGCGCCCGGCGTCCCCGGGAGCGTCGTGCGCGGCGGCCGCGCCGACGGGACGCCGCTCGTCACGAAAGCCGGCGCGTTCGGCGGCGACGCGACGCTCGCCGACGCCCTCGACTACGTCCGGCGCGTCCCCGGCGCGAAACGGTAA
- a CDS encoding nucleoside 2-deoxyribosyltransferase, with protein MRLYFAAPLFNPMERSFNADLTDRLEDAGHDVFLPQRDGVETVDREFDSEAERMETIFELDREGVVESDAVVAVLDGRVPDEGVMVEIGIAHENDVPVFGLKTDDRVFAPDETLNAMIHGALTTLDDSADALLDTVESRTE; from the coding sequence ATGCGACTCTACTTCGCCGCGCCGCTGTTCAACCCGATGGAGCGCTCGTTCAACGCCGACCTCACCGACCGTCTCGAGGACGCCGGCCACGACGTCTTCCTCCCGCAGCGCGACGGCGTCGAGACCGTGGACCGGGAGTTCGATTCCGAGGCCGAGCGCATGGAGACGATCTTCGAACTCGACCGCGAGGGCGTCGTCGAGTCGGACGCCGTCGTCGCCGTCCTCGACGGCCGCGTCCCTGACGAGGGCGTGATGGTCGAGATCGGCATCGCCCACGAGAACGACGTCCCCGTCTTCGGCCTGAAGACCGACGACCGCGTCTTCGCCCCCGACGAGACCCTCAACGCGATGATTCACGGCGCGCTCACGACGCTCGACGACTCCGCCGACGCCCTCCTCGACACCGTCGAGTCGCGCACCGAGTAA
- a CDS encoding ParA family protein — protein MPTTAYTIWSEAGGVGKTTFTVTLAAAHARHGQRVLVVDLDPQDGGATHHFGATDERSNPEADNLVRHMIGRPKGDFADLVEGVADGIDLVPSHNMLESLERNLLRAQRMEEDMGEEFVPERQLRRVLSENAIPETYDVIIIDPPATGGQHVYNAVYAASNLLIPIELSAKGQESVEGMRDTVEGIEAELEDVEVGVLGVVPNRVSNTKTQSAYKEALEEQGFPVAPVEVRERRAMLEGAWDAQTTPYEFATGRERVRERELETLRQFDELARYVAAQFGVELDESDIDEEVRL, from the coding sequence ATGCCGACGACCGCATACACGATCTGGAGCGAGGCCGGCGGGGTGGGGAAGACCACCTTCACGGTCACGCTCGCGGCCGCGCACGCCCGACACGGCCAGCGCGTGCTCGTCGTCGACCTCGACCCGCAGGACGGCGGGGCGACCCACCACTTCGGCGCGACCGACGAGCGCTCGAACCCCGAGGCGGACAACCTCGTCCGGCACATGATCGGCCGTCCGAAGGGCGACTTCGCGGACCTCGTCGAGGGCGTCGCCGACGGGATCGACCTCGTGCCGTCGCACAACATGCTCGAATCCCTCGAGCGCAACCTCCTGCGCGCCCAGCGCATGGAGGAGGACATGGGCGAGGAGTTCGTCCCCGAACGCCAACTCCGCCGCGTCCTCAGCGAGAACGCGATTCCCGAGACGTACGACGTCATCATCATCGACCCGCCCGCGACCGGCGGCCAGCACGTCTACAACGCCGTCTACGCGGCGTCGAACCTCCTCATCCCCATCGAGCTCTCCGCGAAGGGACAGGAGTCCGTCGAGGGGATGCGCGACACCGTCGAGGGCATCGAGGCCGAGCTCGAGGACGTCGAAGTCGGCGTCCTCGGCGTCGTCCCGAACCGCGTCTCGAACACGAAGACCCAGTCGGCGTACAAGGAAGCCCTCGAGGAGCAGGGCTTCCCCGTCGCGCCGGTGGAGGTCCGCGAGCGCCGCGCGATGCTGGAGGGCGCGTGGGACGCCCAAACGACCCCCTACGAGTTCGCGACCGGTCGCGAGCGCGTTCGCGAACGCGAGCTCGAGACGCTCCGGCAGTTCGACGAGCTCGCGCGCTACGTCGCCGCGCAGTTCGGCGTCGAGTTGGACGAATCCGACATCGACGAGGAGGTGCGACTATGA
- a CDS encoding LUD domain-containing protein, translated as MSTALSTFESSLDRLEVGWTRTTPDGFEDALASAIDPPAVGVPLGIDGVSLDGTAVETPPTPRLLREANTGVTRAGKAIARYGTLVVDSDPAGTEPVSLYPPTHVAVVRESDVLPDVESASDHLGVRFADGGSSVFATGVSSTGDMGALVEGVHGPKHVHVLILEER; from the coding sequence ATGAGCACCGCGCTATCGACTTTCGAATCGTCGCTCGACCGCCTGGAGGTGGGGTGGACGCGGACGACCCCCGACGGGTTCGAGGACGCGCTCGCGTCCGCCATCGACCCACCTGCGGTCGGCGTGCCCTTGGGTATCGACGGCGTCTCCCTCGACGGGACTGCCGTGGAGACGCCCCCGACACCGCGTCTCCTGCGCGAGGCCAACACCGGCGTGACGCGCGCCGGGAAGGCCATCGCCCGCTACGGGACGCTCGTCGTCGACTCCGACCCCGCGGGGACCGAGCCCGTGAGCCTTTACCCGCCGACACACGTCGCCGTCGTCCGCGAGTCGGACGTCCTCCCGGACGTCGAGTCCGCGAGCGACCACCTCGGCGTGCGCTTCGCCGACGGGGGGTCGTCCGTCTTCGCGACCGGCGTCAGCTCCACCGGCGACATGGGCGCGCTCGTCGAGGGCGTCCACGGCCCGAAACACGTCCACGTCCTGATTCTGGAGGAACGATGA
- a CDS encoding DUF362 domain-containing protein codes for MVELDVPDADALAAINDVDVADFPRFAFAERHRDPPRVDDVAAATRDAIDAIPALESLDDGADVAVTMGSRGIHDMPELVATAVDELRERGLEPFVLPAMGSHGGATAEGQREVLAEYGVTEDSLGCEIRASMAVESVAEDDEGRPVPASTVALDADAVLLANRVKLHTDFRGDVESGLAKMAVVGLGKQRGAEEMHNAAISRGLETVIRERAALLFEETPVVGGIALLDNARERAARIEGVPADEILDREPELLEASADLFAGLPVDDLDLLVVDELGKDVSGSGMDTNVIGRYRYAGEEEPDTPDIGRIYVRGLTLASHGNAIGMGLADFAHEQLLADVDLADTYTNAATSGEPARVFVPVVTPSDRATLELAYSMLGVKDPADLRIAYIENTLEPDALYVSEPVAADLDARDDTTVGPRVALSFDAAGDFAFGFDDD; via the coding sequence ATGGTCGAACTCGACGTGCCCGACGCCGACGCGCTCGCGGCCATCAACGACGTCGACGTCGCCGACTTCCCGCGATTTGCGTTCGCCGAACGCCACCGCGACCCGCCACGGGTCGACGACGTCGCGGCGGCGACCCGCGACGCCATCGACGCGATTCCCGCGCTCGAGTCCTTGGACGACGGCGCCGACGTCGCGGTGACGATGGGGAGTCGCGGCATCCACGACATGCCCGAACTCGTCGCCACCGCCGTCGACGAACTCCGCGAGCGCGGCCTCGAACCGTTCGTCCTCCCCGCGATGGGGAGCCACGGCGGCGCCACCGCCGAGGGACAGCGCGAGGTCCTCGCCGAGTACGGCGTCACCGAGGACTCGCTGGGGTGTGAGATACGCGCGTCGATGGCCGTCGAATCCGTCGCCGAGGACGACGAGGGGCGTCCCGTCCCCGCCTCGACGGTCGCGCTCGATGCGGACGCCGTCCTCCTCGCGAACCGCGTCAAACTCCACACCGACTTCCGGGGCGACGTCGAGTCCGGCCTCGCGAAGATGGCCGTCGTCGGCCTCGGGAAACAGCGCGGTGCCGAGGAGATGCACAACGCCGCCATCTCGCGCGGCCTCGAAACCGTCATCCGCGAGCGCGCCGCGCTCCTCTTCGAGGAAACGCCCGTCGTCGGCGGCATCGCCCTCCTCGACAACGCCCGCGAGCGCGCCGCCCGCATCGAGGGCGTGCCCGCCGACGAGATACTCGATCGCGAACCCGAGTTGCTCGAGGCATCCGCCGACCTCTTCGCCGGCCTCCCCGTTGATGACCTCGACCTGCTCGTCGTCGACGAACTCGGGAAGGACGTCTCCGGGTCGGGCATGGACACGAACGTCATCGGACGCTATCGCTACGCCGGCGAGGAGGAGCCAGATACACCCGACATCGGCCGTATCTACGTCCGTGGTCTCACGCTCGCCTCGCACGGGAACGCCATCGGGATGGGGCTCGCGGACTTCGCCCACGAGCAGTTGCTCGCGGACGTCGACCTCGCGGACACCTACACGAACGCGGCGACGAGCGGCGAACCCGCGCGCGTCTTCGTGCCCGTCGTCACGCCGAGCGACCGCGCGACCCTCGAACTCGCCTACTCGATGCTCGGCGTGAAAGACCCCGCCGACCTCCGCATCGCCTACATCGAGAACACCCTCGAACCCGACGCGCTCTACGTCTCCGAGCCGGTCGCCGCCGACCTCGATGCGCGCGACGACACGACCGTCGGCCCGCGCGTCGCCCTCTCCTTCGACGCCGCCGGGGACTTCGCGTTCGGCTTCGACGATGACTGA
- a CDS encoding LUD domain-containing protein, whose product MSAERRRKAEKIRHLLETEGDAVHENITHMNAERYDAIERFDDFEALREEARAIKEDAIADLPALVEQVRESVEANGGHLYVADDAADANRYITDVADSKDADTLVKSKSMTSEEIEMNDALEAAGVDVWETDLGEFVLQVADEGPSHLIGPSLHRSREDVADLFNEVFDPEEPFETAEELTAFARDYLGEKIHAADMGMTGANFVLADSGTITLVTNEGNARKTAVTPDTHVAVTGVEKILPSVEELQPFVELISKTATGQDISQYVSMFTPPVDSPTIDFENPDDPLGSGDGEREFHLVLIDNGRLDMREDDQLKETLYCIRCGACANSCGNFQHVGGHAFGGETYTGGIATGWEAGLRGEEAADEFNDLCTGCSRCVNACPVKIDIPWINTVVRDRLNGDATPSEFEFLVEGLTPDAEDSVDLQKRLFGNFGTLAELGSKTAPLSNWTAKLGPVRSLMDEYLGVSRERDLPQFQRETLVEWFESRRPRAPNADATRKVLLYPDAYTNYVLVERGKAAVRVLEALGAHVELASPIESGRAPLSQGMIDTASEQADAVAADLEPYLEAGFDVAVIEPSDLAAFRREYEYLLPEAAHDRLAENSYDVMEYVYGLLENGADGSTLAAPEEPVAYHSHCQQRTLGVEAYTEAVLEDHGFDVVTSDVECCGMAGSFGYKSEYYELSMDVGEDLYEQFADEDDRTLVASGTSCTEQMGDLFGRDVTHPVELLDPGP is encoded by the coding sequence ATGAGCGCCGAGCGCCGCCGGAAGGCCGAGAAGATACGCCACCTCCTCGAGACCGAGGGCGACGCCGTCCACGAGAACATCACGCACATGAACGCGGAGCGCTACGACGCCATCGAGCGCTTCGACGACTTCGAGGCGCTCCGCGAGGAAGCGCGCGCCATCAAGGAGGACGCCATCGCGGACCTCCCCGCGCTCGTCGAGCAGGTCCGCGAGAGCGTCGAGGCGAACGGCGGCCACCTCTACGTCGCCGACGACGCCGCCGACGCCAACCGGTACATCACTGACGTCGCCGACTCGAAGGACGCCGACACCCTCGTCAAGTCGAAGTCGATGACGAGCGAGGAGATCGAGATGAACGACGCCCTCGAGGCCGCCGGCGTCGACGTCTGGGAGACCGACCTCGGCGAGTTCGTCCTTCAGGTCGCCGACGAGGGCCCCTCCCACCTCATCGGCCCGTCGCTCCACCGCTCGCGCGAGGACGTCGCCGACCTCTTCAACGAGGTCTTCGACCCCGAGGAGCCCTTCGAGACCGCCGAGGAGCTCACGGCGTTCGCGCGCGACTACCTCGGCGAGAAGATCCACGCCGCCGACATGGGGATGACGGGCGCGAACTTCGTGCTCGCGGACTCGGGCACCATCACGCTCGTCACCAACGAGGGCAACGCCCGAAAGACCGCCGTGACGCCCGACACGCACGTCGCCGTCACCGGCGTCGAGAAGATCCTCCCGAGCGTCGAGGAGCTCCAGCCGTTCGTCGAGCTCATCTCGAAGACCGCGACCGGACAGGACATCTCGCAGTACGTCTCGATGTTCACGCCGCCCGTCGACTCCCCCACGATCGACTTCGAGAACCCCGACGACCCCCTCGGGTCGGGCGACGGCGAGCGCGAGTTCCACCTCGTCCTCATCGACAACGGCCGCCTCGACATGCGCGAGGACGACCAGTTGAAGGAGACGCTCTACTGCATCCGCTGTGGCGCGTGCGCGAACTCCTGCGGGAACTTCCAGCACGTCGGCGGCCACGCCTTCGGCGGCGAGACCTACACGGGCGGCATCGCGACCGGCTGGGAGGCCGGCCTTCGCGGCGAGGAGGCCGCAGACGAGTTCAACGACCTCTGTACGGGGTGCTCGCGCTGCGTGAACGCCTGCCCCGTGAAGATCGATATCCCGTGGATCAACACGGTCGTCCGCGACCGGCTGAACGGCGACGCCACCCCGAGCGAGTTCGAGTTCCTCGTCGAGGGCCTCACCCCGGACGCCGAGGACTCGGTGGACCTCCAGAAGCGCCTCTTCGGGAACTTCGGGACGCTCGCCGAACTCGGGAGCAAGACCGCGCCCCTCTCGAACTGGACGGCGAAACTCGGCCCCGTCCGCTCGCTCATGGACGAGTACCTCGGCGTCTCCCGGGAACGCGACCTCCCGCAGTTCCAGCGCGAGACGCTCGTGGAGTGGTTCGAGTCCCGACGGCCGCGCGCGCCGAACGCGGACGCCACCCGAAAAGTCCTCCTCTACCCGGACGCCTACACGAACTACGTGCTCGTCGAGCGCGGGAAGGCCGCAGTCCGCGTCCTCGAAGCGCTCGGCGCGCACGTCGAACTCGCCTCGCCCATCGAGAGCGGGCGCGCCCCACTCTCACAGGGGATGATCGACACCGCGAGCGAGCAGGCCGACGCGGTCGCCGCCGACCTCGAGCCCTACCTGGAGGCGGGCTTCGACGTCGCCGTCATCGAGCCCTCCGACTTGGCGGCGTTCCGCCGCGAGTACGAGTACCTCCTCCCGGAGGCGGCGCACGACCGCCTCGCCGAGAACAGCTACGACGTCATGGAGTACGTCTACGGCCTCCTCGAGAACGGCGCCGATGGGTCGACTCTCGCCGCTCCCGAGGAGCCGGTCGCCTACCACTCGCACTGCCAGCAGCGCACCCTCGGCGTCGAGGCCTACACCGAGGCCGTCCTCGAGGACCACGGCTTCGACGTCGTCACCTCGGACGTCGAGTGCTGCGGGATGGCGGGGAGCTTCGGCTACAAGTCCGAGTATTACGAGCTCTCGATGGACGTCGGCGAGGACCTCTACGAGCAGTTCGCCGACGAGGACGACCGCACGCTCGTCGCGAGCGGGACGTCCTGCACCGAGCAGATGGGCGACCTCTTCGGGCGCGACGTCACCCACCCCGTCGAGCTCCTCGACCCCGGTCCCTAG
- the pdxA gene encoding 4-hydroxythreonine-4-phosphate dehydrogenase PdxA: MERPPRLAVTMGDPAGIGAEVVAAAFAEGATDADLLVVGDAAVLRRALAIRGLDLDVRAIDDPREARYDAGTMDVLDLANVADHEWGVLRESFGAASLDYVERAIDLALDGVVDGIVTAPINKQATRMAGAEHAGHTGLLAERTGTETYSMMLVEDDLRVTHVSTHVPLREACDLVTEERVLDTIRVTREGLRDLGLDDPTIGVAGLNPHASDGGLLGDEEADEIAPAVERARAEGIDAVGPESPDTVYVRAARGAFDCVVSMYHDQGHIPIKTLGFDEAGGVSGVNVTVGLPIVRTSVDHGTAFDIAGDGVASPASMRDAISLAATAVRNRRDRDA; encoded by the coding sequence ATGGAGCGACCCCCGCGACTCGCCGTGACGATGGGTGACCCCGCCGGTATCGGCGCGGAAGTCGTCGCCGCCGCCTTCGCCGAGGGAGCGACGGACGCCGACCTCCTCGTGGTCGGCGACGCCGCCGTCCTCCGGCGCGCGCTCGCCATCCGCGGCCTCGACCTCGACGTGCGCGCCATCGACGACCCGCGAGAGGCGCGCTACGACGCCGGGACGATGGACGTCCTCGACCTCGCGAACGTCGCCGACCACGAGTGGGGCGTCCTCCGCGAGTCGTTCGGCGCGGCGAGCCTCGACTACGTCGAGCGCGCCATCGACCTCGCGCTCGACGGCGTCGTCGACGGCATCGTCACCGCGCCGATCAACAAGCAGGCGACCCGCATGGCGGGCGCCGAGCACGCCGGGCACACCGGCCTCCTCGCCGAGCGCACGGGCACCGAGACCTACTCGATGATGCTCGTCGAGGACGACCTCCGCGTCACGCACGTCAGCACGCACGTCCCGCTCCGCGAGGCCTGCGACCTCGTCACCGAGGAGCGCGTCCTCGACACGATTCGCGTCACGCGCGAGGGCCTGCGCGACCTCGGCCTCGACGACCCGACCATCGGCGTCGCCGGCCTGAACCCGCACGCGAGCGACGGCGGCCTCCTCGGCGACGAGGAAGCCGACGAGATCGCGCCCGCCGTCGAGCGCGCCCGCGCCGAGGGCATCGACGCCGTCGGCCCCGAGTCCCCGGACACGGTGTACGTCCGCGCCGCGCGCGGCGCCTTCGACTGCGTCGTCTCCATGTACCACGACCAGGGCCACATCCCGATCAAGACGCTCGGCTTCGACGAGGCCGGGGGCGTGAGCGGCGTCAACGTGACCGTCGGCCTCCCCATCGTCCGCACGAGCGTCGACCACGGCACCGCATTCGACATCGCGGGCGACGGCGTCGCCTCCCCGGCGAGCATGCGCGACGCCATCTCGCTCGCCGCGACCGCCGTCCGCAACCGCCGCGACCGGGACGCGTGA
- a CDS encoding nucleoside hydrolase — MSRKVLFDTDPGCDDAVMLAVALGHDDVDVVGLSTVCGNTTVENTTRNAQAILELGGRDDVPVARGCARPLVDELATAEWVHGEGGIRGDLPYPEEEEVVESHGADFILEQAYEHGADLTIAAVGPLPNLALALAKEPDLPEIVGEIYVMGGAALAGGNVTPVAEANFHNDPAAASRVVQDAHAKMVGLDVTDSASIPFADIEEYEERGGAFDVVAEWLRYPTETLDVGEEGPAIHDAAVVADLIDPGVLDFEEYYCEIDTTGGPSHGSVICDQHDIYGEEPNTHVAVDIDVERYRETVEAGLEGYAAGASGD; from the coding sequence ATGTCCCGGAAAGTCCTCTTCGACACCGACCCCGGCTGCGACGACGCGGTGATGCTCGCCGTCGCGCTCGGCCACGACGATGTCGACGTCGTCGGCCTCTCGACCGTCTGCGGGAACACCACCGTCGAGAACACGACGCGGAACGCGCAGGCCATCCTCGAGCTCGGCGGACGCGACGACGTGCCGGTCGCTCGCGGCTGTGCGCGCCCGCTCGTGGACGAGCTCGCGACCGCCGAGTGGGTCCACGGCGAGGGCGGCATCCGGGGCGACCTCCCCTATCCGGAGGAGGAGGAGGTCGTCGAGTCGCACGGCGCGGACTTCATCCTCGAGCAGGCCTACGAGCACGGCGCGGACCTCACGATCGCGGCCGTCGGCCCGCTCCCGAACCTCGCGCTCGCGCTCGCCAAAGAGCCCGACCTCCCGGAGATCGTCGGCGAGATCTACGTGATGGGCGGGGCGGCGCTCGCCGGCGGGAACGTCACGCCGGTCGCGGAGGCGAACTTCCACAACGACCCGGCGGCGGCGAGTCGCGTCGTGCAGGACGCGCACGCGAAGATGGTCGGCCTCGACGTCACCGACAGTGCCTCGATCCCCTTCGCGGACATCGAGGAGTACGAGGAGCGCGGCGGCGCCTTCGACGTCGTCGCGGAGTGGCTGCGCTACCCCACGGAAACGCTCGACGTCGGCGAGGAGGGGCCCGCGATCCACGACGCCGCCGTCGTCGCGGACCTCATCGACCCGGGCGTCCTCGACTTCGAGGAGTACTACTGCGAGATCGACACGACGGGCGGCCCATCCCACGGTTCCGTCATCTGCGACCAGCACGACATCTACGGCGAGGAGCCGAACACCCACGTCGCCGTCGACATCGACGTCGAGCGCTACCGCGAGACCGTCGAGGCCGGCCTCGAGGGGTACGCGGCGGGCGCGAGCGGCGACTGA
- the rdfA gene encoding rod-determining factor RdfA, translated as MSADEATCNCKVGRVASEYGLGEIGEELASLWRGEEGESYSLRDLQHYFNQRVLEAELRSANVEVLDGELENTYRLLTDDDVSAGMRTQAMGRLERDGVDVEAVEKDFVSHQSIHTHLRECLGAEKDPEPADRVASTQSTVGSLEARTEKIAANNLERLAGEEVSLEGFDVIVTTHVTCDECGRRYEFGDLLDDGGCECRLPQHA; from the coding sequence ATGAGTGCAGACGAAGCGACCTGCAACTGCAAGGTCGGCCGGGTCGCGTCCGAGTACGGGCTCGGGGAGATCGGCGAGGAACTGGCGTCGCTCTGGCGCGGCGAGGAGGGCGAGTCGTACAGCCTGCGCGACCTCCAGCATTACTTCAACCAGCGCGTCCTCGAAGCGGAGTTGCGCTCGGCGAACGTCGAGGTGCTCGACGGCGAACTGGAGAACACCTATCGCCTCCTCACGGACGACGACGTGAGCGCGGGGATGCGGACGCAGGCGATGGGGCGACTCGAGCGCGACGGCGTCGACGTCGAGGCCGTCGAGAAGGACTTCGTCTCCCATCAGTCCATCCACACGCACCTCCGGGAGTGCCTCGGCGCCGAGAAGGACCCCGAGCCGGCGGACCGCGTCGCCTCGACGCAGAGCACGGTCGGATCGCTGGAGGCGCGCACGGAGAAGATCGCGGCCAACAACCTCGAACGCCTCGCCGGCGAGGAAGTGTCGCTCGAAGGCTTCGACGTCATCGTGACGACGCACGTCACCTGCGACGAGTGCGGGCGGCGCTACGAGTTCGGCGACCTACTCGACGACGGTGGCTGTGAGTGTCGCCTCCCACAGCACGCCTGA